One Candidatus Binatia bacterium DNA window includes the following coding sequences:
- a CDS encoding hypothetical protein (possible pseudo, frameshifted) yields MLHLDAEGAEGLVFKPPAEGLRVKYVTPEINVDDIVVDGPLLTELPAEFFVGRLVRLAISLEELGLADRIERVERRVGRALVSGFLETVRAVLRDGKATRTYRVRLRSERAADALVAHLDRASLKIQAREVERRREGEWIHLVVEKTFLRSTSVLRNLLAGHHVLD; encoded by the coding sequence GTGCTCCACCTCGACGCAGAGGGCGCCGAAGGGCTGGTGTTCAAGCCGCCGGCCGAAGGGTTGCGGGTGAAGTACGTGACCCCCGAGATCAACGTCGACGACATCGTGGTCGACGGCCCTCTCCTCACCGAACTCCCCGCCGAATTTTTCGTCGGCCGGCTCGTGCGACTGGCGATCTCGCTCGAGGAGCTCGGACTCGCGGACCGGATCGAACGGGTCGAGCGGCGCGTGGGGCGTGCCCTCGTCTCGGGTTTTCTCGAAACCGTGCGTGCCGTGCTGCGGGACGGGAAGGCGACCCGGACGTACCGCGTGCGCCTGCGTTCGGAGCGCGCGGCCGACGCCCTCGTCGCTCATCTCGACCGGGCCTCGCTCAAAATCCAGGCCCGCGAGGTGGAGCGCAGGCGGGAAGGAGAGTGGATCCACCTGGTCGTAGAAAAGACCTTCCTGCGCTCCACGTCGGTTCTTCGCAACCTCCTCGCGGGCCACCACGTGCTCGACTGA
- the tesB gene encoding acyl-CoA thioesterase II — protein sequence MTTFAEMMRLEPHGPDTFVGTGPRYPWGGLYGGQIVAQALRAASLTVEGNYRVHSLHAYFIRLGDASEPIRLEVDRIRNGRSFLTRRVVARQSVGAILNLAASFHVAEDWVDVQIERMPAVPPPEQLTGDSWSPLMERRLLEDKAEKGRVAGWMRLAEPLGEDPAIHACALAYLSDDLPTDAVVTAHPERPPERTPGFFWTASLDHAMWFHRPFRADEWHLHQFTCRGLIGTRGLSIGAIFDRSGRQIASVAQEVLIRRRREN from the coding sequence ATGACGACCTTCGCCGAAATGATGCGCCTCGAGCCTCACGGGCCGGACACGTTCGTCGGCACGGGGCCGCGGTACCCGTGGGGTGGACTCTACGGAGGCCAGATCGTGGCGCAGGCGCTACGCGCAGCCTCCCTTACCGTGGAAGGGAACTACCGCGTCCACTCCCTTCACGCGTATTTCATCCGGCTGGGCGACGCGAGCGAACCCATCCGGCTCGAGGTGGACCGCATTCGGAACGGCCGAAGCTTCCTGACCCGGAGAGTGGTCGCACGGCAGTCGGTGGGAGCCATCCTGAACCTCGCAGCGTCCTTCCACGTGGCCGAGGACTGGGTCGACGTACAGATCGAGCGCATGCCGGCCGTCCCTCCTCCCGAACAGCTCACGGGTGACTCGTGGAGTCCTCTCATGGAGCGACGGCTTCTCGAGGACAAAGCCGAGAAGGGGCGTGTAGCAGGGTGGATGCGGCTCGCCGAGCCGCTCGGCGAGGATCCGGCCATCCATGCCTGTGCGCTCGCCTACCTTTCCGACGACCTTCCGACCGACGCCGTCGTCACAGCACACCCGGAAAGGCCGCCCGAGCGAACCCCCGGGTTTTTCTGGACGGCGAGCCTCGACCACGCGATGTGGTTCCACCGCCCCTTCCGTGCGGACGAGTGGCACCTCCACCAGTTCACGTGCCGTGGCCTCATCGGCACGCGCGGGCTTTCCATCGGGGCGATCTTCGACCGGTCGGGCCGGCAGATCGCAAGCGTCGCCCAGGAGGTGCTCATTCGCCGGCGGCGCGAGAACTGA
- the hmrR gene encoding HTH-type transcriptional regulator HmrR: MRPFLTVGELARKAGVKPSTVRYYEARGIVPKAQRLPNGYRLFADDAVAWLRFVRRAQSFGMTLEEIRGLVEFGRTRGKPCERLRDVARDRLREVDRKIAELLELRRSLERLLRRRGGRAAPDEVCPLLAEENISAGALFPLPSARPGRGPRLRRTGHGPGPTS; encoded by the coding sequence GTGCGGCCTTTTCTCACGGTCGGCGAGCTGGCTCGGAAGGCGGGAGTGAAGCCCTCCACCGTGCGGTACTACGAAGCGCGGGGCATCGTACCCAAGGCGCAGCGCCTGCCGAACGGTTACCGTCTTTTCGCCGACGATGCGGTTGCGTGGCTTCGCTTCGTTCGCCGCGCCCAGTCCTTCGGGATGACTCTCGAAGAAATCCGGGGTCTCGTGGAATTCGGGAGAACTCGGGGGAAGCCCTGCGAGCGGCTGCGCGATGTGGCCCGGGACCGCCTCCGGGAAGTGGATCGAAAAATCGCGGAGCTTCTCGAGCTCCGCCGGAGTCTCGAGAGGCTCCTGCGTCGGAGGGGAGGCAGGGCGGCGCCCGACGAAGTCTGCCCGCTTCTCGCCGAGGAAAACATTTCCGCAGGAGCGTTGTTTCCACTCCCCTCTGCTCGCCCGGGGCGAGGACCACGCCTCCGAAGGACGGGGCACGGGCCGGGCCCGACCTCGTAG
- a CDS encoding DNA-binding protein, with protein sequence MAKPGRREEARRWFLQAQHDLRAAAWNLEGEFCDTACFLAQQASEKALKSLHYFAGTSRRALMTHSVVSLLRKALRLLPELEAHLEGARELDLHYVPSRYPNGLPSGYPHRFYGRPTAEKALGAARSIVSTVEDYYAKHGIRWTEEDTNSD encoded by the coding sequence ATGGCTAAGCCGGGTCGCAGGGAAGAAGCCCGACGGTGGTTTCTCCAGGCGCAGCACGACCTGCGCGCGGCCGCGTGGAACCTCGAAGGGGAGTTCTGCGACACCGCCTGCTTCCTGGCGCAACAGGCTTCGGAAAAAGCGCTCAAGTCGCTCCATTACTTCGCGGGAACCTCCCGGAGAGCGCTGATGACTCACTCCGTGGTTTCTCTTCTTCGGAAGGCCCTTCGCCTCTTGCCGGAACTCGAAGCCCACCTGGAAGGTGCGAGAGAACTCGACCTCCACTACGTCCCGTCCCGTTACCCCAACGGTCTGCCCAGCGGGTATCCGCACCGGTTCTACGGAAGGCCTACCGCGGAGAAGGCACTCGGGGCCGCTCGGTCCATCGTTTCCACCGTGGAGGACTATTACGCCAAGCACGGGATACGATGGACCGAGGAGGACACGAATTCCGACTAG
- a CDS encoding cobalt transporter, whose translation MAGRPVFSETDDELRRAVTLVAILNLAYFGAEFTVATLIGSVSLYADSIDFLEDTAVNVLVLLALRLGDRGKAVVGVGLAGLLVVPGATTLWAAWEKLARPAPPDAVFLSVTGLGALAVNLFCAFLLARFRRDERSLTRAAFLSARNDALANLAIVGAGPVTRLTLSHWPDLLVGLGIFAINLDAAREVYTAARREHALAKGEAAA comes from the coding sequence ATGGCAGGTCGACCCGTCTTCTCCGAGACCGACGACGAGCTCCGTCGAGCGGTCACCCTCGTCGCGATCCTCAACCTGGCTTACTTCGGCGCCGAGTTCACCGTGGCCACCCTCATCGGATCCGTCTCCCTCTACGCGGACTCGATCGACTTCCTCGAAGACACGGCCGTGAACGTCCTGGTTCTTCTCGCGCTCCGCCTGGGGGACAGGGGAAAAGCAGTCGTGGGGGTCGGACTGGCGGGGCTTCTCGTCGTCCCGGGTGCGACGACGCTCTGGGCGGCATGGGAGAAACTCGCCCGACCGGCTCCTCCCGACGCTGTCTTTCTTTCCGTCACGGGCCTCGGAGCCCTGGCCGTCAACCTCTTTTGCGCCTTTCTCCTCGCACGGTTCCGGCGGGACGAAAGGAGCCTCACGCGCGCCGCATTCCTTTCCGCGCGCAACGACGCGCTGGCCAACCTGGCGATCGTCGGTGCTGGCCCCGTCACTCGTCTCACCCTTTCCCACTGGCCCGACCTTCTCGTCGGTCTCGGAATTTTCGCGATCAACCTCGACGCTGCCCGCGAAGTGTACACGGCGGCGCGCCGCGAGCACGCACTCGCGAAAGGCGAGGCCGCCGCCTGA
- a CDS encoding ferritin, whose product MPQGSTTLHEDPSKLRGETVDRHRAIVSLMEELEAVDWYDQRVDATGDEELRRILEHNRDEEKEHAALLLEWLRRHDEKLAAELRSRLFREGPIVTHEQEVETPAVSDGSLGIGSLKQGR is encoded by the coding sequence ATGCCACAAGGGAGCACCACACTGCACGAAGACCCTTCCAAGCTTCGCGGCGAAACGGTCGATCGGCACAGGGCCATCGTTTCGCTGATGGAGGAGCTCGAAGCCGTCGACTGGTACGACCAGAGGGTGGACGCGACGGGAGACGAGGAGCTCCGCCGGATCCTCGAGCACAACCGGGACGAAGAAAAGGAACACGCGGCGCTTTTGCTCGAGTGGTTGCGGCGCCACGACGAAAAACTGGCCGCGGAGCTACGGAGCCGACTCTTCCGGGAGGGGCCGATCGTGACGCACGAACAGGAGGTGGAAACCCCTGCGGTCTCCGACGGATCGCTGGGCATCGGGAGCTTGAAACAGGGCCGGTGA
- a CDS encoding cytochrome P450 encodes METHVTLEGFDIIRPETFEKQGYPHEAWTLLRREDPVHWFDRTEGEPFWAVTKYEDIVYVGRNPELFVSGPRLVIPARPLPPQPFEPPKTLIQLDPPKHGKYRKLIMKRFTPGALKKIHGDIERIAKKIVDDLLEEGDEGECDFVEKISAPLPIAVIAWLLGVPEADWRKLFDWTNRLIGAEDPEFQTSASPDDTAQQALGELFEYFTHLVEEKKRHPADDLVTLFAHAEVDGEPLPWLDVLAWCLIIVVAGNETTRNATTGGMLALIEHQDELRKIQRDPSLLKTAVEEILRWTSPIIHFARTATRDTELRGRKIRAGDRLALFYPSANRDEEMFEDPFLFRVDRYPNPHLAFGVGEHYCAGAHVARLELEFAYKYFLPRIEEIELAGEPVRLRSNLVGGLKHLPIRYKLKPA; translated from the coding sequence ATGGAAACCCACGTGACGCTCGAAGGCTTCGACATCATTCGCCCGGAGACGTTCGAAAAGCAGGGCTACCCGCACGAGGCGTGGACGCTACTGAGACGGGAAGACCCCGTCCACTGGTTCGACCGGACGGAAGGAGAGCCCTTCTGGGCCGTCACGAAGTACGAAGACATCGTCTACGTGGGCAGGAATCCCGAGCTTTTCGTCAGCGGCCCGCGGCTCGTCATCCCGGCCCGCCCTCTCCCGCCACAACCCTTCGAGCCTCCGAAGACGCTCATCCAGCTCGATCCCCCGAAACACGGCAAATACCGGAAGCTCATCATGAAGCGGTTCACGCCGGGGGCGCTCAAGAAAATCCACGGCGACATCGAACGAATCGCGAAAAAAATCGTCGACGATCTCCTCGAGGAGGGGGACGAAGGCGAGTGCGACTTCGTCGAAAAAATCTCGGCCCCCCTGCCGATCGCCGTCATCGCCTGGCTTCTCGGCGTTCCCGAAGCGGACTGGCGGAAGCTTTTCGACTGGACGAACCGCCTCATCGGAGCCGAGGATCCCGAGTTCCAGACCTCGGCGAGCCCCGACGACACGGCGCAGCAAGCTCTCGGCGAGCTTTTCGAGTACTTCACGCACCTCGTCGAGGAAAAAAAGCGCCATCCCGCCGACGACCTGGTCACGCTTTTCGCGCACGCCGAGGTGGACGGCGAACCCCTCCCGTGGCTCGACGTCCTGGCCTGGTGTCTCATCATCGTCGTGGCGGGAAACGAAACGACACGCAACGCGACGACCGGCGGGATGCTCGCGCTCATCGAACACCAGGACGAGCTACGGAAAATCCAGCGAGACCCCTCTCTCCTGAAGACGGCCGTCGAGGAAATCCTGCGCTGGACGAGCCCGATCATCCACTTCGCCCGAACCGCCACACGGGACACGGAGCTGCGGGGGCGGAAGATTCGCGCCGGGGACCGACTCGCGCTCTTCTACCCCTCGGCCAACCGGGACGAAGAGATGTTCGAGGACCCCTTCCTCTTCCGCGTCGACCGCTACCCGAACCCCCACCTTGCGTTCGGCGTCGGGGAGCACTACTGCGCGGGGGCGCACGTCGCCCGTCTCGAGCTCGAGTTCGCCTACAAGTACTTTCTCCCCCGCATCGAAGAAATCGAACTCGCCGGCGAACCCGTTCGTCTGCGCTCGAACCTCGTGGGCGGCCTCAAGCACCTGCCCATCCGATACAAGCTGAAACCCGCGTGA
- a CDS encoding bacteriocin gives MDDLRKELAPVPGEAWKVVEEEARRVLKLSLAGRKIVDFSGPHGWATSAVGTGTVERLKKAPGNGVEAALRQVQPLVELVAPFELSRADLDDVARGRKDPDLTPLLEAAKSLARAEDTVIFEGYAAAGIRGLREASPHPTLEISENYQDYPAVVAEGLRLLREAGVDGPYALALGPRCYAGLLRSTVGAYPVFELVRRVVGGPLVWAPYVDGAVLASLRGGDYELVVGRDISIGYSSHTDSSVRLYLVESLTFRVHTPEAAVSFVYARDRR, from the coding sequence ATGGACGACTTGCGAAAAGAGCTGGCTCCGGTCCCGGGCGAAGCCTGGAAGGTCGTCGAGGAGGAGGCCCGGCGTGTCCTCAAGCTTTCGCTCGCGGGACGGAAGATCGTCGACTTCTCGGGGCCGCACGGATGGGCGACCTCGGCCGTAGGCACGGGAACGGTCGAACGGCTCAAGAAGGCTCCGGGCAACGGGGTCGAGGCGGCCTTGAGACAGGTGCAACCTCTGGTCGAACTCGTGGCGCCTTTCGAGCTTTCGCGCGCGGATCTCGACGACGTCGCCCGAGGCCGGAAGGATCCCGACCTGACACCTCTTCTCGAGGCGGCAAAAAGTCTCGCCCGGGCCGAGGATACGGTGATTTTCGAGGGATATGCCGCTGCCGGCATCCGCGGGCTCCGGGAGGCGTCACCTCATCCGACGCTCGAGATTTCCGAGAACTACCAGGATTATCCGGCAGTCGTTGCCGAAGGGCTGAGACTCCTGCGCGAAGCGGGAGTCGACGGGCCCTACGCTCTCGCGCTGGGGCCGCGGTGCTACGCGGGGCTGCTTCGGTCCACCGTGGGGGCTTACCCGGTCTTCGAGCTCGTCCGCAGGGTCGTGGGAGGTCCCCTGGTCTGGGCGCCGTACGTCGACGGTGCGGTGCTCGCGAGCCTTCGTGGCGGGGATTACGAACTCGTCGTGGGCCGTGACATCTCGATCGGTTACTCCTCGCACACCGATTCGTCCGTGCGTCTCTACCTCGTGGAGAGCTTGACCTTCCGGGTCCACACGCCGGAGGCCGCCGTGTCGTTCGTCTACGCGCGGGACCGCCGGTAG
- a CDS encoding UPF0278 protein has translation MPPSIFEELKTFLEPDDLPPDFDYVVSLRAPDRYGVLVPGFLLYELIDDIRGRIDKGLRVAEKAVRSAGPKKVETTIARLREEYREALRTGLLDSREDVDLILLARELGGALVSSDRAVTTWAEKLGIRLVDPRQLRRLLESLAERVPGGRKAARGSPAGETS, from the coding sequence ATGCCTCCGTCGATTTTCGAGGAGCTCAAGACCTTTCTCGAGCCGGACGACCTGCCGCCGGATTTCGACTACGTCGTGTCGCTCCGCGCCCCGGACCGCTACGGCGTTCTCGTCCCCGGCTTTCTGCTTTACGAGCTCATCGACGACATTCGCGGGCGGATCGACAAGGGACTCCGGGTCGCGGAGAAGGCCGTCCGGAGTGCGGGGCCGAAAAAAGTCGAGACGACGATCGCCCGTCTGCGCGAGGAGTACCGCGAGGCGCTGCGAACGGGGCTTCTCGACTCCCGGGAAGACGTGGACCTGATCCTTCTTGCGCGCGAGCTCGGCGGCGCGCTCGTCTCGAGCGATCGTGCCGTGACGACGTGGGCGGAAAAACTCGGCATTCGCCTCGTCGATCCGCGCCAGCTCCGCCGGCTTCTCGAAAGCCTCGCGGAAAGAGTGCCGGGTGGGAGGAAAGCCGCGCGAGGATCGCCGGCCGGAGAGACCTCGTAG